The Mus caroli chromosome 1, CAROLI_EIJ_v1.1, whole genome shotgun sequence genome has a window encoding:
- the Abl2 gene encoding tyrosine-protein kinase ABL2 isoform X9, whose product MERTDITMKHKLGGGQYGEVYVGVWKKYSLTVAVKTLKEDTMEVEEFLKEAAVMKEIKHPNLVQLLGVCTLEPPFYIVTEYMPYGNLLDYLRECSREEVTAVVLLYMATQISSAMEYLEKKNFIHRDLAARNCLVGENHVVKVADFGLSRLMTGDTYTAHAGAKFPIKWTAPESLAYNTFSIKSDVWAFGVLLWEIATYGMSPYPGIDLSQVYDLLEKGYRMEQPEGCPPKVYELMRACWKWSPADRPSFAETHQAFETMFHDSSISEEVAEELGRTASSSSVVPYLPRLPLLPSKTRTLRKQGENKENLDGGLDAAESLASSSAPGFIRSTQASSGSPALPRKQRDKSPSSLLEDAKETCFTRDRKGGFFSSFMKKRNAPTPPKRSSSFREMENQPHKKYELTGNFSPVASLQHADGFSVTPGQQESNLVPAKCYGGSFAQRNLCADDDSGGGGGSGTAGGGWSGITGFFTPRLIKKTLGLRAGKPTASDDTSKPFPRSNSTSSMSSGLPEQDRMAMTLPRNCQRSKLQLERTVSTSSQPEENVDRANDMLPKKSEEGAAPARERPKARLLPRGATALPLRAPDAAITESDSPGVGVAGVAAAPKGKERNGGTRLGVAGVPEDGEQLGWSSPAKAVAVLPTTHNHKVPVLISPTLKHTPADVQLIGTDSQGNKFKLLSEHQVTSSGDKDRPRRVKPKCAPPPPPVMRLLQHPSTCSDPEEEPTAPPAGQHTPETQEGGKKAAPGPVPSSGKPGRPVMPPPQVPLPTSSISPAKMANGTAGTKVALRKTKQAAEKISADKISKEALLECADLLSSAITEPVPNSQLVDTGHQLLDYCSGYVDCIPQTRNKFAFREAVSKLELSLQELQVSSTAAGVPGTNPVLNNLLSCVQEISDVVQR is encoded by the exons ATGGAGCGGACAGATATCACCATGAAGCACAAACTTGGGGGCGGTCAGTACGGAGAGGTTTATGTTGGCGTCTGGAAGAAGTACAGCCTTACAGTGGCTGTGAAAACACTGAAG GAAGACACCATGGAGGTGGAGGAGTTCCTGAAGGAAGCTGCAGTGATGAAGGAGATCAAGCATCCTAACTTAGTACAACTGCTAG GTGTGTGTACCCTGGAGCCACCGTTTTACATTGTGACTGAATACATGCCGTATGGGAACCTGCTTGACTATCTCCGGGAGTGCAGCCGGGAGGAGGTGACCGCCGTCGTGCTACTTTACATGGCCACCCAGATCTCCTCTGCCATGGAGTACTTGGAGAAGAAGAACTTCATCCATAG AGATCTTGCTGCCCGGAATTGCCTAGTGGGCGAGAACCATGTGGTGAAAGTGGCCGACTTTGGTTTAAGTAGACTGATGACTGGAGATACCTACACTGCTCATGCTGGAGCCAAGTTTCCTATTAAATGGACAGCACCTGAGAGTCTGGCCTACAATACCTTTTCAATTAAATCTGACGTTTGGG CCTTTGGAGTACTGTTGTGGGAAATTGCTACATATGGAATGTCACCATATCCAGGTATTGACCTATCTCAAGTCTATGACCTACTGGAAAAAGGATATCGAATGGAACAGCCTGAGGGATGCCCCCCTAAAGTGTATGAACTTATGAGAGCAT GCTGGAAGTGGAGCCCTGCTGACAGGCCCTCTTTTGCTGAAACCCATCAAGCTTTTGAAACAATGTTCCATGACTCCAGCATCTCTGAAG AGGTAGCTGAGGAGCTTGGGAGAacggcctcctcctcctctgtggttCCATACCTGCCTCGGTTACCGCTGCTTCCTTCCAAGACGAGGACCCTGAGGAAGCAGGGGGAGAACAAAGAGAACCTAGATGGGGGCCTTGATGCCGCCGAGAGCCTGGCCTCCAGCTCAGCACCAG GGTTCATTAGAAGCACACAGGCCTCCAGTGGGTCCCCAGCTCTGCCTCGAAAGCAAAGAGATAAGTCACCCAGCAGCCTCTTAGAAGATGCCAAAGAGACATGCTTTACCAGGGATAGGAAGGGAggcttcttcagctccttcatgaaaaaaagaaacGCCCCCACGCCCCCGAAGCGCAGCAGCTCCTTTCGAGAAATGGAGAATCAGCCCCACAAGAAATATGAGCTCACGGGTAACTTCTCACCTGTTGCTTCTCTACAGCATGCTGATGGGTTCTCTGTCACTCCCGGCCAGCAAGAGTCGAATCTGGTGCCAGCCAAGTGCTATGGGGGGAGCTTTGCACAGAGGAACCTCTGTGCTGATGATgacagtggtgggggtgggggcagtggcaCTGCTGGGGGTGGGTGGTCTGGTATCACAGGCTTCTTTACACCTCGCTTAATCAAAAAGACACTGGGCTTGCGAGCAGGTAAGCCCACAGCCAGTGATGACACTTCGAAGCCTTTTCCAAGGTCCAACTCTACATCTTCCATGTCCTCAGGGCTTCCAGAGCAGGATAGGATGGCAATGACCCTTCCCAGGAACTGCCAGAGGTCCAAACTCCAGCTGGAAAGGACAGTGTCCACCTCTTCTCAACCAGAAGAGAATGTGGACAGGGCTAATGACATGCTTCCAAAAAAATCTGAGGAAGGTGCTGCTCCAGCCAGGGAGAGACCAAAAGCCAGACTATTGCCCAGAGGAGCCACAGCTCTCCCCTTGAGAGCCCCTGATGCAGCCATCACAGAGAGTGACTCTCCGGGGGTAGGGGTGGCTGGAGTGGCAGCTGCCCCCAAAGGCAAGGAAAGGAATGGTGGGACGCGACTTGGAGTCGCTGGAGTCCCCGAGGATGGAGAGCAGCTAGGCTGGTCTTCTCCAGCCAAGGCTGTAGCTGTCCTCCCAACCACTCACAACCACAAAGTGCCAGTCCTTATCTCTCCCACTCTGAAACACACTCCAGCTGATGTGCAGCTCATTGGCACAGACTCTCAGGGGAACAAATTCAAGCTCTTATCTGAGCATCAGGTCACATCCTCTGGAGACAAGGACCGACCCCGTCGGGTAAAACCAaagtgtgccccacccccacccccagtgatgagACTACTGCAGCATCCGTCCACGTGCTCAGACCCCGAGGAAGAGCCGACTGCCCCACCTGCAGGACAGCACACTCCAGAAAcccaggagggaggaaaaaaggcaGCTCCAGGCCCAGTGCCCAGTAGTGGGAAACCTGGGAGGCCAGTCATGCCTCCACCTCAAGTGCCTTTGCCCACATCTTCCATCTCACCGGCCAAAATGGCCAATGGCACAGCAGGTACTAAGGTGGCCCTGAGAAAAACCAAACAGGCAGCTGAGAAAATCTCAGCTGACAAAATCAGCAAAGAGGCCCTGCTGGAGTGTGCCGACCTACTGTCCAGTGCAATCACGGAACCTGTGCCCAACAGCCAACTGGTGGACACTGGGCACCAGCTGCTCGACTACTGCTCAGGGTATGTGGACTGCATCCCTCAGACTCGCAACAAATTTGCCTTCCGAGAGGCTGTGAGCAAACTGGAACTTAGCTTACAGGAGCTGCAGGTGTCTTCCACAGCTGCTGGTGTGCCTGGGACAAACCCCGTCCTTAATAACTTATTGTCATGTGTACAGGAAATTAGCGATGTGGTGCAGAGGTAG